A single window of Alphaproteobacteria bacterium DNA harbors:
- a CDS encoding winged helix-turn-helix transcriptional regulator: MRCANFNLRKASRAVTQYYDSVLRPAGLKATQFSLLTVLVVEGPLPLSAFADALVMDRTTLTRNLRPLIDRGLVREVGGTDRRQRILDLTESGRRTQAEALPLWRSAQKKVETKLGSARLDRLIADLNAAVDVTRRG; this comes from the coding sequence GTGAGGTGCGCCAACTTCAACCTGCGCAAGGCGAGCCGCGCCGTGACCCAGTACTACGATTCGGTGCTGCGCCCGGCCGGGCTGAAGGCGACGCAGTTCAGCTTGTTGACGGTATTGGTGGTCGAAGGTCCGCTGCCGCTGTCGGCGTTCGCCGACGCCTTGGTCATGGATCGGACGACGCTGACCCGCAACCTGCGGCCGCTGATCGACCGCGGCCTGGTTCGGGAAGTGGGTGGCACGGACCGCCGCCAGCGTATCCTCGACCTGACCGAGTCCGGGCGTCGGACGCAGGCCGAGGCACTGCCGTTGTGGCGATCGGCTCAGAAGAAGGTCGAAACCAAACTCGGCAGTGCGAGATTGGACCGTTTGATTGCAGACTTGAACGCCGCGGTCGATGTTACCCGGCGTGGCTGA
- a CDS encoding rRNA pseudouridine synthase, with translation MTEPKRDRLAKAMARAGLCSRREAETWITAGRVRVDDVLVTTPAFGVGPENRIEVDGKPLPAPEPTRLWRYHKPAGLVTTNRDPEGRKTVFEALPPSMPRVVSIGRLDLTSEGVLLLTNDGALARYLELPSTGWTRRYRVRVHGRVDPAQLAKLGRGVTIDGVRYGPIAAALDRQQGANAWLTLSLREGKNREVRRVLEQFGWPVNRLIRTAYGPFQLGNLKPGDIAEVRPRALRDQLGSAAKQFLTPT, from the coding sequence ATGACCGAGCCAAAACGCGACCGTTTGGCCAAGGCGATGGCCCGCGCCGGCTTGTGCTCGCGCCGCGAAGCGGAGACCTGGATCACGGCCGGGCGGGTCCGCGTGGACGACGTGCTCGTGACCACGCCGGCCTTTGGCGTCGGACCGGAAAACCGGATCGAGGTCGATGGCAAACCACTGCCGGCGCCGGAACCGACGCGGCTGTGGCGCTACCACAAGCCGGCCGGACTGGTCACCACCAACCGCGACCCCGAAGGCCGCAAGACCGTTTTCGAGGCGCTTCCGCCATCGATGCCGCGCGTCGTCTCGATCGGCCGTCTCGATCTCACCTCCGAGGGCGTGCTCCTGCTCACCAACGACGGCGCCCTGGCCCGCTATCTCGAACTGCCGTCGACCGGCTGGACCCGGCGCTATCGCGTGCGCGTCCATGGGCGGGTCGACCCGGCGCAATTGGCCAAACTCGGCCGCGGGGTGACCATTGACGGGGTTCGCTACGGTCCCATCGCCGCCGCGCTCGACCGTCAACAGGGCGCCAACGCCTGGCTCACGCTGTCGCTGCGCGAAGGCAAGAACCGCGAGGTGCGCCGCGTCCTCGAGCAATTCGGCTGGCCGGTCAACCGGCTCATTCGAACCGCCTACGGACCGTTCCAGCTTGGCAATCTGAAGCCCGGTGATATCGCCGAGGTGCGCCCCCGCGCCCTCCGCGACCAGCTCGGTTCGGCGGCAAAGCAGTTCCTCACGCCGACATGA
- the rsmD gene encoding 16S rRNA (guanine(966)-N(2))-methyltransferase RsmD: MRVVAGRFRGRVLLAPKGRALRPTADRVREALFNRLAHAGWGDDNGGVVPGAHVLDAFAGTGALGIEALSRGAADIAFIDNDPAARAIVARNLKGMNAERQARIVNADVLEPPPAPVACGLILMDPPYGTDLAAAALIALRHRGWVAPGAIAALEVAAKQAFDPPAGFTVIDSRRYGAARLIFLTAA; the protein is encoded by the coding sequence ATGAGGGTCGTCGCCGGCCGCTTCCGGGGCCGTGTCCTGCTCGCCCCCAAGGGCCGCGCGTTGAGGCCGACCGCCGACCGCGTGCGCGAAGCCCTGTTCAACCGGCTGGCCCACGCCGGCTGGGGAGACGACAACGGCGGCGTAGTGCCCGGCGCCCATGTACTCGACGCCTTCGCCGGCACCGGCGCGCTCGGCATCGAAGCGCTGTCGCGAGGCGCCGCCGATATCGCCTTCATCGACAACGATCCGGCGGCGCGGGCGATTGTCGCGCGCAACCTCAAGGGAATGAATGCGGAACGGCAAGCCCGGATCGTTAACGCCGACGTTTTGGAACCGCCACCGGCGCCGGTCGCCTGCGGCCTCATCCTGATGGACCCGCCCTATGGCACCGACCTCGCGGCAGCGGCCCTGATCGCCCTAAGGCATCGCGGCTGGGTCGCGCCCGGCGCCATCGCTGCGCTCGAGGTGGCGGCCAAGCAAGCCTTCGACCCGCCCGCAGGCTTTACCGTCATCGACTCCCGGCGTTACGGCGCTGCGCGGCTCATCTTCCTGACAGCCGCGTGA
- the mutL gene encoding DNA mismatch repair endonuclease MutL produces the protein MTIRLLPSNLVNRIAAGEVIERPSSVVKELVENAIDAGARHVDVMMRDGGRSEIVVSDDGVGMAPEELELAVERHATSKLPDDDLAHIATLGFRGEALPSIAAVSRMTLTSRAAGAESAWRVAIEGGVKGRAEPAALTVGTRIEVRDLFYATPARLKFLKTERTELFQAVDAVNRLAMAHPDIALTLKDGDTAKIKLPVATGDLFAARLDRLSAVMGRDFRDNALPIEAEREGLRLSGFAAVPTLNRGNASQQYLFVNGRPVRDKLLYGAIRGAYQDFLARDRHPLVALFLECPPDAVDINVHPAKAEVRFRDPGMVRGLIVGALKHALAAAGHRASTTVATAALGAMRPHGGGGPLPPIGAGRMPARGLAETAAAFQAAPAGQGMLAAVDRPTAPPGAETDPNEGTVDHPLGAARAQIHDTYIVAQTRAGIVIVDQHAAHERLVYERMKEALAESGVRRQGLLIPEVVDLDEATVDRLVARAEELAELGLVLERFGPGAVVVREVPALLGPTNVPGLVRDLADELSELGDAFKLRERLEEVCGTLACHGSVRAGRRLNGQEMDALLRQMEATPHSGQCNHGRPTYVELRLDDIEKLFGRR, from the coding sequence ATGACGATACGTCTGTTGCCGTCGAATCTGGTCAACCGGATCGCCGCCGGCGAAGTCATCGAACGACCATCTTCGGTGGTCAAGGAATTGGTCGAGAACGCGATCGACGCCGGCGCCAGGCACGTCGACGTCATGATGCGCGACGGCGGCCGCAGCGAGATCGTGGTCAGCGACGACGGTGTCGGCATGGCGCCCGAGGAGCTCGAGCTCGCTGTTGAACGGCATGCGACGTCCAAGCTCCCCGATGACGATCTCGCTCATATCGCGACGCTGGGGTTCCGCGGCGAGGCGCTGCCGTCGATCGCCGCCGTCAGCCGGATGACCCTGACCAGCCGGGCGGCGGGGGCGGAATCGGCATGGCGGGTGGCGATTGAAGGCGGGGTCAAGGGGCGCGCCGAACCGGCGGCGCTGACGGTGGGCACGCGGATCGAGGTCCGCGACCTGTTCTATGCCACGCCGGCGCGGCTCAAATTCCTCAAGACCGAGCGCACCGAACTGTTTCAGGCCGTGGACGCGGTCAACCGGCTGGCCATGGCCCACCCGGATATCGCCCTCACGCTAAAGGACGGCGACACGGCGAAGATCAAGCTGCCGGTGGCGACGGGAGACCTGTTCGCCGCCCGCCTCGATCGCCTGTCGGCGGTGATGGGCCGTGATTTTCGTGACAACGCCCTGCCCATCGAGGCCGAGCGGGAAGGGTTGCGGCTCTCGGGCTTCGCCGCCGTGCCGACACTCAATCGCGGCAACGCCAGCCAGCAATATTTGTTCGTCAACGGGCGCCCGGTGCGCGACAAGCTGCTCTATGGCGCGATTCGCGGCGCCTATCAGGATTTTCTCGCCCGCGACCGCCACCCGCTGGTCGCGCTGTTCCTCGAATGCCCGCCCGACGCCGTCGACATCAACGTCCATCCGGCCAAGGCCGAGGTCCGTTTCCGCGATCCGGGGATGGTGCGCGGCTTGATCGTCGGCGCCTTGAAGCACGCCCTGGCTGCCGCCGGGCACCGTGCCTCGACGACGGTGGCCACGGCGGCGCTCGGCGCCATGCGGCCCCATGGCGGGGGCGGTCCGCTGCCGCCCATCGGCGCGGGGCGGATGCCGGCGCGCGGGCTTGCCGAAACGGCGGCGGCATTTCAGGCGGCGCCGGCCGGCCAAGGCATGCTGGCGGCGGTCGATCGCCCGACCGCCCCGCCGGGCGCCGAAACGGATCCCAACGAAGGCACCGTCGACCATCCGCTGGGCGCGGCGCGGGCGCAGATCCACGACACCTATATCGTCGCCCAGACCCGCGCCGGGATCGTCATCGTCGACCAGCATGCCGCCCATGAGCGGCTCGTCTACGAGCGCATGAAGGAAGCCTTGGCTGAAAGCGGGGTCCGGCGGCAGGGTCTGTTGATACCCGAGGTCGTCGATCTCGACGAAGCCACGGTCGATCGCTTGGTGGCGCGCGCCGAGGAATTGGCCGAGCTCGGCCTGGTGCTCGAGCGGTTCGGTCCCGGGGCCGTCGTCGTCCGCGAGGTTCCGGCCTTGCTGGGACCGACCAACGTGCCCGGCCTGGTCCGCGATCTCGCCGACGAACTGTCCGAACTCGGCGACGCCTTCAAGCTCAGGGAACGCCTCGAAGAGGTCTGCGGCACCCTGGCCTGCCACGGCTCGGTCCGCGCCGGCCGCCGCCTCAACGGCCAGGAAATGGACGCCCTGCTGCGGCAGATGGAGGCGACGCCCCATTCCGGTCAATGCAACCACGGCCGCCCGACCTACGTCGAACTCCGCCTCGACGACATCGAGAAACTGTTCGGCCGACGGTAG
- a CDS encoding glucose-6-phosphate isomerase — translation MVYRQTIQSCFSPSSGGLSDASYAPFLDAAEIAVGDLRAAAVAGRIGFLSHLSDQDDLSAIAAVAGDLRARFREVVILGTGGSCLGGQALVRLAQAADDVHASVPRLVFVDTVDPDRLVSLLAGAGLSDRAFVAISKSGATTETVAQLLLVIDAFRDDDAAAAGNLPLTIVTAPGDNPLRRIAASFGLVVLDHPPDVGGRFSALTVSGLLPALIAGLDGGALRRGAAHVTDALMTDPPREFAPALGAAVSVALLRHRGCTQTVLMPYADRLRPLAAWWRQLWAESVGKDGQGSTPIDALGPADQHSQLQLYLDGPADKMFTLLSVEDRDADLTVPEDLTNQPDLGYLSGRSLSDILSAMCRATTETLCAHDRPVREIRMTRLDEATMGALMMHFMIETVIAAHLLNVDPFDQPAVEDGKLRARAQLAAGAGQ, via the coding sequence ATGGTGTATCGACAGACCATTCAGAGCTGCTTTTCGCCAAGCTCCGGCGGCCTTTCGGACGCCTCTTACGCGCCCTTCCTCGATGCCGCCGAGATCGCCGTAGGAGATCTCCGGGCGGCGGCCGTGGCGGGGCGGATCGGTTTCCTGTCACATCTTTCGGACCAAGACGATCTGAGCGCCATCGCGGCCGTAGCCGGCGATTTGCGCGCACGCTTTCGCGAAGTCGTCATATTGGGGACCGGCGGATCGTGCCTCGGCGGCCAGGCGCTGGTGCGGTTGGCCCAGGCAGCCGACGATGTGCACGCGTCCGTCCCGCGGCTGGTCTTTGTCGATACGGTCGATCCGGATCGGCTGGTCTCGTTGCTCGCCGGGGCGGGGCTGTCGGATCGGGCGTTCGTCGCGATTTCCAAATCAGGCGCGACGACGGAGACCGTCGCGCAGTTGCTGTTGGTGATCGACGCGTTTCGCGACGACGATGCGGCGGCGGCCGGGAACCTGCCGCTCACGATCGTCACCGCGCCGGGCGATAATCCGCTGCGTCGCATCGCGGCCAGTTTCGGACTGGTCGTCCTCGATCATCCGCCCGACGTCGGCGGTCGCTTTTCCGCATTGACCGTGAGCGGCCTGTTGCCGGCCCTGATCGCCGGGCTCGACGGCGGGGCGCTGCGGCGCGGTGCGGCGCATGTGACGGACGCGCTGATGACCGATCCGCCGCGGGAATTTGCGCCTGCGCTCGGCGCCGCCGTTTCCGTGGCACTGCTCCGCCACCGGGGTTGCACACAGACCGTGCTGATGCCCTATGCCGACCGGCTGCGCCCGCTGGCCGCGTGGTGGCGGCAATTGTGGGCGGAAAGCGTAGGCAAGGACGGGCAGGGGTCGACCCCGATCGATGCCCTCGGCCCGGCCGATCAGCACAGCCAATTGCAGCTCTATCTCGACGGCCCGGCGGACAAGATGTTCACCCTATTGTCGGTCGAGGATCGGGATGCGGACCTGACGGTGCCCGAGGACCTTACCAACCAGCCGGATCTCGGTTATCTTTCCGGACGCAGCTTGAGCGACATCCTATCGGCTATGTGCCGCGCGACGACGGAAACGTTGTGCGCCCACGACCGGCCGGTGCGCGAGATTCGTATGACCCGCCTCGACGAGGCGACGATGGGTGCGCTGATGATGCATTTTATGATAGAAACCGTGATCGCCGCACATCTTTTGAATGTGGATCCCTTCGACCAACCGGCGGTCGAAGACGGCAAGCTTCGGGCACGAGCCCAATTGGCCGCAGGAGCGGGACAATGA
- a CDS encoding insulinase family protein, giving the protein MKIERLLIGALFLFTVGVAIPLKALEVERVVSPGGIEAWLVSDSSVPVISMDVAWRGGSITDPVGKEGLAKLVSGLLDEGAGDLDSQAFQRQLEDHAISLSFGVGYDNFVGDVKTLSANRDLAFDLFSMAISAPRFDDEPVERIRQQILVSLAIEQENPGRVARKRWRELVYGEHPYSRPVNGTAGSIVALAKDDLRHFVADRLGRDNMLVAVAGDITAEQLAPLLDRTFGALPARSGTVDITSAPAGGSGDVVVIRREIPQSVAVFGHDAIDRKDPDYYAAYLMAYVLGGGGFNARLTEEVREKRGLAYSVGAYLDPSRYGSLVMGSVGTANQRLAESLELIRAEWRRMADGGVTEQELEGAKNAVIGSYPLRLTSTGGISGTLIGIQLGELGIDYVDRRESLLRAVTVADIQRVAQRFLDDGKLAVVVIGDPAGLQGTIEEQG; this is encoded by the coding sequence ATGAAGATCGAACGGCTTCTCATAGGCGCACTATTCCTGTTCACCGTCGGCGTCGCCATTCCGCTGAAGGCATTGGAAGTCGAGCGCGTGGTCAGCCCCGGCGGCATCGAGGCGTGGCTGGTCAGCGATTCGTCGGTGCCGGTCATATCGATGGATGTGGCCTGGCGCGGTGGCTCGATCACCGATCCTGTGGGCAAAGAAGGCCTCGCCAAACTGGTCTCGGGGCTGTTGGACGAGGGTGCGGGTGACCTCGATTCCCAGGCTTTCCAGCGCCAGCTCGAGGATCATGCCATTTCCCTCAGTTTCGGCGTCGGTTACGACAATTTTGTTGGCGACGTGAAAACCTTGAGCGCGAACCGGGATTTGGCCTTCGACCTGTTTTCGATGGCGATCTCCGCGCCCCGCTTCGACGACGAGCCGGTCGAGCGGATCCGGCAGCAGATTCTGGTTTCACTGGCAATCGAACAGGAAAACCCGGGCCGCGTGGCGCGCAAGCGGTGGCGTGAACTGGTCTACGGCGAGCACCCCTATTCGCGCCCGGTGAACGGCACGGCCGGATCTATCGTCGCGCTGGCCAAGGACGATCTGCGCCATTTCGTCGCCGACCGCCTCGGCCGTGACAATATGCTCGTCGCGGTCGCCGGCGACATCACGGCGGAGCAGCTTGCACCGCTCCTCGATCGGACCTTTGGCGCGTTGCCGGCGCGCTCGGGCACGGTCGACATTACCTCTGCACCGGCCGGCGGCAGCGGTGACGTCGTCGTCATCCGGCGCGAGATTCCGCAAAGCGTGGCGGTCTTCGGCCACGACGCGATCGACCGCAAAGACCCCGACTATTATGCCGCCTATCTGATGGCCTATGTCCTCGGCGGCGGCGGCTTCAACGCGCGTCTCACCGAGGAGGTTCGCGAAAAACGCGGGCTTGCCTATTCGGTGGGCGCCTACCTCGACCCGAGTCGCTACGGATCGCTGGTCATGGGATCGGTCGGTACGGCGAACCAGAGACTGGCCGAATCGCTCGAATTGATACGTGCCGAATGGCGACGCATGGCTGATGGGGGCGTCACCGAACAAGAGCTCGAGGGCGCCAAGAATGCGGTTATCGGCTCATATCCGCTGCGGCTGACCAGCACCGGCGGGATTTCCGGCACCCTGATCGGAATACAGCTCGGCGAGCTCGGCATTGATTATGTCGACCGGCGCGAGTCGCTGTTGCGCGCGGTTACGGTCGCCGATATCCAACGTGTCGCCCAACGTTTTCTCGATGACGGCAAGCTGGCGGTGGTTGTCATCGGCGATCCCGCGGGCCTCCAAGGCACCATCGAGGAACAGGGGTGA
- a CDS encoding insulinase family protein has translation MVKLLSGEGLRGRALGLATAVAVAVGFSASAQSGVFNPETFTLDNGMEVVVIPNHRAPVVSHMVYYRVGAADEPPGKSGIAHFLEHLMFKGTDTIPPGEFSKIVARNGGRDNAFTSWDYTGYFQNVARDKLELVMEMEADRMTGLILTEDVVLPERDVILEERHQVIDNRPAAVLGEQMRAAMYQNHPYGIPIIGWEHEIAALSREDALEFYDRFYRPANAILLVAGDITAAELKPMAEKYYGAIPAGVANNRVRPQEPDHGGARTVVLEDERVGQPRWTREYLAPSYVVGDTEHAYALQVLAEVLGGGPTSRLYQKLVVENQLVTSVGVSYDALNLGPSEFNLFALPRETVTLDEAAAGFMAEIDRVVAEGVGAEEVERAKDRLQAAAIYARDSLSAGVRVIGTALTSGQTVDDVEAWPDRIGEVTKAQVDAAARAVFVDDNSVTGILLPADDEKES, from the coding sequence ATGGTGAAGCTACTTTCGGGTGAAGGCCTGCGCGGCCGGGCGCTCGGCCTGGCGACGGCGGTGGCCGTGGCGGTCGGGTTTTCGGCTTCGGCTCAATCGGGGGTCTTCAACCCCGAGACATTCACCCTCGACAACGGCATGGAGGTGGTGGTCATACCCAACCATCGGGCTCCGGTCGTCTCGCATATGGTGTACTACCGCGTCGGTGCGGCGGATGAGCCGCCTGGAAAGTCCGGCATCGCCCATTTCCTGGAACACTTGATGTTCAAGGGAACCGACACCATACCGCCGGGCGAATTCTCCAAAATCGTCGCCCGCAACGGCGGCCGCGATAATGCCTTCACGTCGTGGGACTACACCGGCTACTTCCAGAACGTGGCCCGCGACAAGCTCGAACTGGTCATGGAAATGGAAGCCGACCGGATGACCGGTCTGATTCTGACCGAAGACGTCGTCCTGCCCGAACGCGACGTCATCCTCGAGGAACGCCATCAGGTCATCGACAACCGTCCGGCCGCGGTCCTCGGCGAACAGATGCGGGCGGCGATGTACCAGAACCATCCCTATGGCATTCCCATCATCGGATGGGAGCACGAAATTGCCGCCCTGAGCCGTGAAGATGCACTCGAATTCTATGACCGGTTCTACCGCCCGGCCAACGCGATCCTCCTGGTCGCGGGCGACATTACGGCAGCCGAGCTGAAGCCGATGGCGGAAAAATACTACGGCGCCATCCCGGCCGGGGTGGCGAACAACCGGGTACGACCGCAGGAACCGGATCATGGCGGGGCGCGGACCGTCGTGTTGGAGGACGAACGCGTTGGGCAGCCGCGGTGGACGCGTGAGTATTTGGCGCCGAGCTACGTGGTCGGCGACACGGAGCACGCCTACGCGCTTCAAGTGCTCGCCGAGGTGTTGGGGGGCGGCCCAACGAGTCGACTGTATCAGAAGCTCGTCGTCGAAAACCAATTGGTGACATCGGTCGGGGTCAGCTACGACGCGCTCAACCTTGGGCCCAGCGAATTCAACCTGTTCGCGCTGCCGCGTGAAACGGTCACATTGGACGAGGCTGCCGCTGGCTTCATGGCAGAGATCGACCGCGTTGTTGCCGAAGGCGTCGGCGCGGAAGAAGTCGAGCGCGCCAAGGATCGCCTGCAGGCGGCCGCAATTTATGCTCGCGACAGTCTGTCGGCCGGGGTTCGCGTCATCGGCACCGCCTTGACCTCGGGGCAAACGGTCGACGACGTCGAGGCGTGGCCCGATCGAATCGGCGAGGTGACGAAGGCGCAGGTCGACGCGGCGGCGCGGGCCGTCTTCGTCGATGACAATTCGGTCACCGGCATCCTCCTGCCCGCCGATGATGAAAAGGAGAGCTAG
- a CDS encoding DUF3035 domain-containing protein encodes MKNLRYVHSGWVVLIGLVLAGCGDLTKAIGSLEGNSDLTGIKSPPLSLPPDYNLRPPDPGGRGSPNRQNVDQARQSVFGINEPGVVNSGAGAGTALNTNQRSAGESALLSKANASTKADQGIRSEVDEETEEIKESEAGFVDKILKWEEDGGEGENPQEEDGLKSIIAGEQKPVIKRKGGLFD; translated from the coding sequence ATGAAGAATTTGCGATATGTCCATTCTGGTTGGGTCGTACTCATCGGCCTCGTATTGGCCGGCTGCGGCGATCTCACCAAGGCCATCGGGAGTCTCGAAGGCAACAGCGATCTTACCGGCATCAAATCGCCGCCATTGTCGTTGCCGCCGGATTACAACCTGCGGCCGCCGGATCCGGGCGGGCGCGGTTCGCCCAATCGGCAGAATGTCGATCAGGCCCGGCAATCGGTTTTCGGTATCAACGAGCCTGGCGTGGTCAATTCGGGCGCCGGCGCCGGGACCGCCCTCAACACTAACCAGCGGAGTGCGGGTGAATCGGCGCTGCTGAGCAAAGCCAACGCTTCGACCAAAGCGGACCAAGGCATTCGGAGCGAGGTCGACGAAGAAACCGAAGAGATCAAGGAATCGGAAGCCGGCTTCGTCGACAAGATCCTGAAATGGGAAGAAGACGGCGGCGAAGGTGAGAACCCGCAAGAGGAAGACGGCCTCAAATCGATCATTGCCGGCGAACAAAAGCCCGTGATCAAACGTAAAGGCGGCCTTTTCGATTAG
- the lspA gene encoding signal peptidase II: MYRTALAAAGLIAVLDQLSKWWILAELMDPPRVISVTSFFALVLAWNRGVSFSLFSGQASPYIFAGVAVAIVVGLLFWLRRVDNRWVAVGIGLIIGGAIGNVIDRLRFGAVVDFLYLHAGNFYWPAFNLADSAITIGVGILIIDSFLDRGRRKGNPTGDGREA; the protein is encoded by the coding sequence ATGTATCGTACCGCTCTCGCCGCTGCCGGCCTGATCGCGGTTTTGGATCAGCTCAGCAAATGGTGGATCCTTGCGGAATTGATGGATCCGCCGCGGGTCATATCCGTCACCAGCTTTTTTGCGCTGGTTCTGGCGTGGAACCGGGGGGTCAGTTTCAGCCTGTTCAGCGGCCAGGCGTCACCCTATATTTTCGCCGGAGTGGCGGTCGCGATCGTCGTCGGTCTGCTGTTTTGGCTGCGCCGCGTCGACAATCGATGGGTGGCTGTCGGCATTGGTCTTATCATCGGCGGCGCCATCGGTAACGTCATCGATCGATTGCGATTTGGCGCGGTGGTCGATTTCCTGTATCTTCATGCTGGAAATTTTTACTGGCCGGCCTTTAACTTAGCAGATTCCGCGATTACAATCGGCGTCGGCATTCTGATCATCGATTCCTTTCTTGACCGGGGGCGGCGCAAGGGGAATCCCACAGGTGACGGACGGGAAGCATGA